One part of the Treponema peruense genome encodes these proteins:
- a CDS encoding IS256 family transposase, translating to MKRILEIEENSNSPTIDLLEKAIRARAREVIESLYEDEVQRFLNKTSSIVDKTGNKLVVRNGFHKERTILTTNGYVTVRLPRVDDRALEEKDRFVSKVLPPFARKTPTVEAILSAAYLAGISSNKFSAMLHDVLGKEAKGLSPSVITKLTVKWQAEYDEWRKRDLSGKEYVYVWADGIYVKSRLDGEKTCLLVIIGVTVEGKKELVAVQAGIRESTESWRGVLLDLKFRGLTKAPKLAVCDGALGFQNAVDEIWGQLKIQRCWFHKSMNILDKLPDCVQTQATKMIRDMWQADKRANALKAYDLFIETFGKKYPKATECLEKDKEDLFRFYDYPAEHWAHIRTSNPIESTFATVRLRHKSTKGNGSSAASVAMAFKLCLQAEKNWRRLRGFKQLELVAKNIIFVDGEQMKAA from the coding sequence ATGAAAAGAATACTGGAAATTGAAGAAAATTCCAATAGTCCAACGATTGATTTGCTTGAAAAAGCAATCCGCGCAAGAGCACGTGAAGTAATTGAAAGTCTTTACGAGGATGAAGTTCAGCGTTTTCTTAATAAAACTTCTTCTATCGTAGACAAAACCGGAAACAAACTTGTAGTAAGAAACGGCTTTCACAAAGAACGGACAATTCTTACTACAAACGGTTACGTTACAGTCAGGCTTCCCAGAGTTGATGACCGTGCACTTGAAGAAAAGGATCGCTTTGTAAGCAAAGTCCTTCCTCCGTTTGCAAGAAAAACTCCGACAGTAGAAGCAATACTTTCCGCTGCCTACCTTGCAGGAATTTCTTCAAACAAGTTTTCAGCCATGCTCCATGATGTTCTTGGTAAAGAAGCAAAGGGCCTGAGTCCGTCAGTCATAACAAAGCTTACTGTAAAATGGCAGGCTGAATATGACGAATGGCGCAAACGAGATCTTTCCGGAAAGGAATACGTTTATGTTTGGGCAGACGGAATTTACGTAAAGTCCCGGCTTGACGGTGAAAAGACCTGCCTTCTGGTAATAATTGGCGTAACTGTTGAAGGCAAAAAAGAACTTGTGGCTGTACAGGCCGGAATTCGCGAGTCAACGGAAAGTTGGCGTGGAGTTTTGCTTGATTTGAAATTCCGCGGACTGACAAAAGCACCAAAATTGGCAGTCTGCGACGGAGCGCTTGGGTTTCAAAATGCAGTTGATGAAATCTGGGGCCAGCTAAAAATTCAGAGATGCTGGTTCCACAAGTCCATGAACATTCTGGACAAATTGCCTGACTGTGTACAGACTCAGGCCACAAAAATGATTCGGGATATGTGGCAGGCAGACAAACGTGCAAACGCCTTGAAAGCCTACGACTTATTTATAGAAACTTTCGGAAAAAAATATCCGAAGGCAACGGAATGTCTTGAAAAAGACAAGGAGGATTTGTTCCGCTTTTATGATTATCCGGCGGAACATTGGGCTCACATTAGAACGTCGAATCCGATTGAATCGACATTTGCAACAGTCAGGTTGCGCCACAAGTCAACAAAAGGAAACGGCTCTTCCGCTGCTTCTGTTGCAATGGCTTTCAAGCTTTGTCTTCAGGCAGAGAAAAACTGGCGACGGCTCAGGGGATTTAAACAACTTGAACTTGTCGCCAAAAATATAATTTTTGTGGACGGTGAACAAATGAAGGCTGCCTGA
- a CDS encoding restriction endonuclease: MTINEILEDIRATSRNTADKGTKFEVLILNYFLTEPNFANQLDHAWLWSDFPCRKEFGGHDIGVDVVCHTKTDEYWAIQCKCYDKGTTIDKSAVDSFIATSGKSFSDGLVTKRFARRYWVDSLPMELLSIVVD, from the coding sequence ATGACAATTAACGAGATATTAGAAGATATTAGAGCTACATCAAGAAATACTGCGGATAAAGGAACAAAGTTTGAAGTATTGATATTAAATTACTTCTTGACAGAACCTAACTTTGCAAATCAATTGGACCATGCGTGGCTTTGGAGCGATTTCCCTTGCCGTAAAGAATTTGGCGGTCATGATATTGGTGTAGACGTTGTTTGTCATACCAAAACTGATGAATATTGGGCGATTCAGTGTAAATGTTATGATAAAGGAACAACAATTGATAAATCTGCCGTAGATTCATTTATTGCTACCAGTGGAAAATCATTCAGTGACGGTCTTGTAACAAAACGCTTTGCACGTCGCTATTGGGTAGATTCTCTTCCGATGGAGTTATTGTCAATTGTTGTGGATTGA
- a CDS encoding type ISP restriction/modification enzyme, with translation MALNKNAELAMQNQTPSVQRIGLDALSNSTVNWEKIYKGKNGKEAQQERKELKDHQKEAIDKATQHFCTHDRGKMIMACGSGKTFTSLRLAETITNKKGKILFLVPSISLLSQTLMAWTADADEAISPICICSDTKVSSKKTTDDSGIISVQELAEPATTDVEKIRTLIKAKQSVNPDGMLVVFSTYQSIEVISNAQKSIGKDFVFDLIVCDEAHRTTGVTLENEEDSAFVKVHDNDFIKASKRLYMTATPRLYKTEDQDKAKEKNAYLCSMDDESLYGKEFYRLSFADAVKKDLLCDYKVIVLTMNRKNQDKIQIADGEDDTRAEHLDEWQKLVGTAAALSKISLTDDTTLYKDDPQLMHRAVAFCSNIKSSNKIKNTFNVLNKEYVDNLVETNGEHKYVQIESRHVDGSMNSQERNADIQWLKDTPTDSNDCRILCNVRCLSEGVDVPSLDAAIFLSPRKSQVEIVQSVGRVMRKSEGKKFGYLIIPVIVDATKEADKALEKNKDFQIVWSVACALRSHDDRFNLFVNNPDLDPSGNGGGSGGGNGGGRGPIILDGEQFDFPNDELETKFYARMVQKVGDRRYWVQWAQDIALIADRHIKQITKKVETDKIAQDSFAKFIEGLHKNINNSITKQSAIEMLAQHIITKPVFEALFEGSEFIANNPISKSMQNILDIIDIKSANQEEADTLNRFYDSVKERASGVKSADGRQKIIVELYDSFFKNAFPKMVEQLGIVYTPVEVVDFIINSVAYVLQKEFGRNISDENVNIIDPFTGTGTFIVRLLQSGLIRPEDFKRKYMHEIRANEIVLLAYYIASINIENAYHSILNNEVFFTNEDKSYSPFGGICLTDTFQLAENNKDLFSDMFPVNSRRVQEQIDTPIHIVIGNPPYSVGQKSANDNAQNLHYQNLEARIEKTYVAKSTAINKNSLYDSYIKAFRWATDRLDPAYGGIIGFVTNGSWLDNNSFDGFRKCIEKEFEKIYVFNLRGNARTSGELRRKEAGNVFKEGSRTPVTITILVKRNERNTEKATIVYRDIGDYLTREQKLKIIKTAKSIENLEMTELHPNKEGDWINQRNDKFAEYIYIGDKDNKNNEKTFFDINYSRGMATGQDARLVNFGRTFLKQCIDTCVMELNQVVEQSKENSIDVETIVKSMKIHNVSWTDELKMYAKRGFIFEKFDDKYIVDYEYRPFCKSNIYNYKPLITRTYQTTKIFPNSEISNIVISVSGIGATKEFMPFISDCLPDLGLNAACQCFPLYWYEENKEDQHTFDFEEKNPNGKYIRHDGITDWILKQARNIYGKSVEKEDIFYYVYGFLHSKEYRETYSADLKKMLPRIPLVDKKEDFWAFSKAGRDLADLHLHYETVEPMEGLDVKFTGDMGDEYEYFSVEKLRFPAKDKKDTIIYNNHITISGIPEKAYEYVVNGRSAIEWILDRYQVTVDKDSGIKNDCNNWSKEHKKPRYIFDLLLSIINVSVQTVDIVNSLPKIAFGETAKKECSYPEQDENYGLLKIASDEPGYGMKK, from the coding sequence ATGGCTCTCAATAAAAATGCAGAACTTGCAATGCAAAACCAGACTCCTTCTGTTCAAAGAATTGGTCTGGATGCTTTGAGTAATTCAACTGTAAATTGGGAAAAAATCTATAAAGGAAAGAACGGTAAAGAAGCTCAACAGGAAAGAAAAGAATTAAAAGACCATCAAAAGGAAGCAATTGATAAGGCAACTCAACATTTCTGCACACATGACCGTGGCAAAATGATTATGGCCTGCGGAAGCGGAAAAACATTTACTTCTTTAAGACTAGCCGAAACTATAACAAACAAAAAGGGAAAAATACTTTTCCTTGTTCCAAGTATTTCCCTTCTATCCCAGACTCTTATGGCATGGACTGCGGATGCTGATGAAGCAATCAGTCCTATTTGTATTTGTTCTGATACAAAAGTATCTTCAAAGAAAACTACTGATGATTCAGGAATTATTTCAGTTCAGGAACTTGCTGAGCCTGCAACAACAGATGTTGAAAAAATTCGTACTTTGATTAAAGCCAAACAATCAGTGAATCCAGACGGAATGCTTGTTGTTTTTAGCACATACCAATCTATAGAAGTAATTTCTAATGCCCAGAAATCAATCGGAAAGGATTTTGTTTTTGATTTGATTGTCTGTGATGAAGCTCATAGAACAACTGGTGTAACTCTTGAAAATGAAGAAGATAGTGCTTTTGTTAAAGTTCATGACAACGATTTTATTAAAGCAAGTAAACGTCTTTATATGACTGCAACTCCACGTCTTTACAAGACAGAAGATCAGGATAAGGCTAAAGAAAAAAACGCTTATCTTTGTTCTATGGATGATGAATCTCTTTACGGAAAAGAATTTTATCGTCTTTCATTTGCTGATGCCGTAAAGAAAGACTTACTGTGTGACTACAAAGTAATTGTCCTTACGATGAACAGAAAAAATCAAGACAAAATCCAGATTGCTGACGGTGAAGACGACACTCGTGCAGAACATCTTGATGAATGGCAGAAACTTGTTGGAACTGCGGCCGCATTAAGTAAAATTTCTTTGACAGATGATACTACTCTTTACAAAGATGATCCTCAGCTGATGCATCGTGCCGTTGCATTTTGTTCAAATATTAAATCTTCTAATAAAATCAAAAATACTTTCAATGTTTTGAATAAAGAATATGTAGATAACCTTGTTGAAACAAATGGTGAACATAAATATGTTCAGATTGAAAGCCGTCATGTTGACGGAAGCATGAATTCTCAGGAGAGAAATGCTGATATTCAGTGGCTTAAAGATACACCAACTGATTCAAACGACTGCCGTATTTTGTGTAATGTACGTTGTCTGAGCGAAGGTGTTGATGTTCCTTCTTTGGATGCGGCCATTTTCCTTAGTCCTCGCAAGTCTCAGGTTGAAATTGTTCAGTCTGTAGGACGAGTAATGCGCAAAAGCGAAGGCAAGAAATTCGGTTATCTTATTATCCCGGTAATTGTTGACGCCACAAAAGAAGCTGACAAAGCTCTTGAAAAGAACAAGGATTTCCAGATTGTATGGTCTGTTGCCTGTGCATTGCGTTCTCATGATGATAGATTCAATTTATTTGTAAACAATCCTGACTTGGATCCAAGCGGAAATGGAGGCGGTTCTGGCGGTGGAAATGGTGGTGGAAGAGGACCTATTATCCTTGATGGAGAACAGTTTGATTTTCCGAACGATGAACTCGAAACAAAATTTTATGCCCGCATGGTTCAGAAAGTAGGAGACAGAAGATATTGGGTTCAGTGGGCGCAAGATATTGCGTTAATTGCAGACCGACATATCAAACAGATTACGAAGAAAGTAGAAACTGACAAAATTGCTCAGGATTCTTTTGCAAAATTTATAGAAGGTCTTCATAAAAATATCAATAATTCAATCACAAAACAGTCTGCAATTGAAATGCTTGCTCAGCATATAATTACAAAACCAGTTTTTGAAGCTCTTTTTGAAGGTAGTGAATTTATAGCAAATAATCCTATTTCCAAAAGTATGCAGAACATTCTTGATATTATTGATATTAAGTCTGCAAATCAGGAAGAAGCCGATACCCTCAACCGGTTCTATGATTCTGTAAAAGAACGTGCTTCGGGTGTAAAGAGTGCTGACGGAAGACAGAAAATTATTGTCGAACTTTACGACAGTTTCTTTAAGAATGCCTTTCCAAAAATGGTTGAACAGTTGGGAATTGTTTATACACCAGTTGAAGTCGTAGATTTTATTATCAACAGTGTTGCTTATGTTTTACAGAAGGAATTCGGCAGAAATATTTCTGATGAAAATGTAAATATAATTGATCCGTTTACGGGAACTGGTACTTTTATTGTAAGACTTTTGCAGAGTGGATTGATTAGACCGGAAGATTTTAAGCGCAAATATATGCACGAAATACGTGCAAACGAAATTGTTCTTCTGGCATATTACATTGCTTCAATCAATATAGAAAATGCATATCACAGTATTCTGAATAATGAAGTTTTCTTTACAAACGAAGACAAGTCTTATTCTCCTTTTGGCGGAATCTGTTTGACAGATACTTTCCAATTGGCAGAAAATAACAAAGACTTGTTCAGCGATATGTTCCCCGTAAACTCAAGACGTGTTCAGGAACAAATTGATACGCCGATTCATATTGTTATTGGAAATCCGCCGTATTCTGTTGGCCAAAAATCTGCAAATGACAATGCACAGAATCTTCACTATCAGAATCTTGAAGCAAGAATTGAAAAAACTTATGTTGCAAAGAGTACTGCAATAAATAAAAACTCTCTTTATGATAGTTATATAAAAGCATTCCGATGGGCAACAGACCGACTTGACCCTGCTTATGGCGGAATTATAGGTTTTGTTACAAACGGTTCTTGGCTTGACAACAATAGTTTTGATGGTTTTAGAAAATGTATCGAAAAAGAATTTGAAAAAATCTATGTATTCAATCTTCGCGGAAACGCGAGAACAAGTGGAGAATTAAGGCGTAAAGAAGCCGGCAATGTTTTTAAAGAAGGAAGTCGAACTCCAGTTACAATTACAATTCTTGTTAAACGAAATGAAAGAAATACTGAGAAGGCAACTATCGTTTATCGTGATATAGGCGATTATTTAACCCGGGAACAAAAACTCAAAATTATCAAAACTGCAAAATCTATTGAAAATCTTGAAATGACTGAACTTCATCCAAATAAAGAGGGTGACTGGATAAATCAGAGAAATGATAAATTTGCAGAATATATTTATATTGGAGATAAAGATAATAAAAATAATGAAAAGACATTCTTTGACATAAATTATTCAAGAGGAATGGCAACAGGACAGGATGCAAGATTAGTAAATTTTGGAAGAACATTTTTAAAACAATGTATTGATACTTGTGTTATGGAACTTAATCAAGTTGTCGAACAAAGCAAAGAGAATTCAATAGATGTTGAGACAATTGTAAAATCAATGAAAATTCATAATGTTAGTTGGACAGATGAATTGAAAATGTATGCAAAAAGAGGTTTTATCTTTGAAAAATTTGATGATAAATATATTGTTGATTATGAATATCGACCATTTTGCAAGTCAAATATTTACAATTATAAACCATTGATTACTCGTACTTATCAAACTACCAAAATTTTCCCAAATTCGGAGATTTCTAATATCGTTATTTCCGTAAGTGGTATTGGTGCAACAAAAGAGTTTATGCCATTTATATCAGATTGCCTTCCCGATTTAGGATTAAATGCAGCTTGTCAATGTTTTCCTCTATACTGGTACGAAGAAAATAAAGAAGATCAACATACATTTGATTTTGAAGAGAAAAATCCTAATGGCAAATATATCCGCCACGATGGAATAACAGATTGGATTCTAAAACAGGCAAGAAACATCTACGGAAAATCTGTAGAAAAAGAAGACATTTTCTATTATGTTTATGGCTTCCTTCATTCAAAAGAATATAGAGAAACGTATTCTGCCGACTTAAAGAAAATGCTTCCTCGCATTCCTCTTGTAGACAAAAAAGAAGATTTCTGGGCATTCAGCAAAGCAGGCCGTGATTTGGCAGACTTGCATCTTCATTATGAAACAGTTGAACCAATGGAAGGTCTTGATGTTAAATTTACGGGAGATATGGGCGATGAATACGAGTATTTCTCTGTAGAGAAACTTCGTTTTCCTGCAAAAGATAAAAAAGACACAATCATTTACAACAATCATATTACAATTTCGGGTATTCCTGAAAAAGCGTATGAATATGTTGTTAACGGCAGAAGCGCAATTGAATGGATTCTGGACCGTTATCAGGTAACAGTAGACAAAGATTCGGGCATAAAAAACGACTGCAACAACTGGTCAAAAGAACACAAAAAACCGCGGTATATTTTCGATTTACTTCTCAGCATTATCAATGTAAGTGTACAAACGGTTGATATTGTAAATTCACTTCCAAAAATCGCTTTTGGAGAAACTGCTAAAAAAGAATGCTCATATCCAGAGCAAGATGAAAATTACGGACTTCTTAAAATAGCAAGTGATGAACCTGGTTATGGTATGAAAAAGTAA
- a CDS encoding DUF2326 domain-containing protein: MIITQEALSNAINSFEKLFPEKYKTIEIAKQEAKIAKENSKAFNTVKKRELIESTLKNQTQVKQAEKEIAELEKEMSLIINEPLSTFLNANQKAVTQFATINAELKALKAKRNRLKSKIEGLININTESGIPSEFDFSALQTFFPEINIQKLSDIEHFHKTISSILKNECNEQTEIFKKEYDTVLNRIQELTDEIAKIPGIEGTPASAIKKHEEFRLRSEYLKKQIELYAKGNELGKVKTTTQKNAENLEGQFLIDICNIINSDLVLLNNEIEHGRNQIPVLEFAKSNASYTYSSGTDTTGTGSSHSAQILFNLAILKETQVPFLIHDSYIFDPIGDERLSDIILLYRKLGKQVFIALDGENRLRDDIKTILKDDKVTILHLGKNEKSLFGKSQN; this comes from the coding sequence TTGATTATAACTCAAGAAGCTCTTTCTAATGCTATTAACAGTTTTGAAAAACTATTTCCTGAAAAATATAAAACTATTGAAATAGCAAAACAGGAAGCTAAAATTGCAAAAGAAAACTCTAAAGCTTTTAATACAGTAAAAAAACGTGAACTCATTGAATCAACATTAAAAAATCAAACCCAGGTAAAACAAGCTGAAAAAGAAATAGCAGAACTTGAAAAAGAAATGTCTTTAATTATTAATGAACCGTTAAGTACTTTTTTAAATGCTAATCAAAAAGCTGTTACACAATTTGCAACTATAAATGCTGAATTAAAAGCTTTAAAAGCAAAACGTAACAGATTAAAATCAAAAATAGAAGGGCTTATTAATATTAATACTGAATCTGGAATTCCCAGCGAATTTGATTTTTCTGCATTACAGACTTTTTTCCCAGAAATTAATATACAAAAACTGAGTGATATCGAGCATTTTCATAAGACAATTAGTTCTATATTAAAAAATGAATGTAATGAACAGACAGAAATATTCAAAAAAGAATATGATACAGTATTAAATCGTATTCAAGAATTGACCGATGAAATAGCAAAAATTCCTGGTATAGAAGGAACTCCGGCATCAGCAATTAAAAAACATGAAGAATTTAGGTTACGCTCAGAATATCTAAAAAAACAGATTGAGCTTTATGCAAAAGGAAATGAATTAGGAAAGGTAAAAACTACAACGCAAAAAAATGCGGAAAATCTTGAGGGACAGTTTTTAATAGATATTTGTAATATAATTAATAGTGATTTAGTTTTATTGAATAATGAAATTGAACATGGGCGAAATCAAATTCCTGTTTTGGAATTTGCAAAATCGAATGCATCTTATACTTACAGTTCTGGAACAGACACTACTGGTACAGGTTCTTCTCATTCAGCTCAAATTCTTTTTAACTTGGCTATATTAAAAGAAACTCAAGTTCCGTTTTTAATTCATGATTCTTATATTTTTGACCCGATAGGCGATGAACGATTAAGCGATATTATTCTTCTTTATAGAAAACTCGGAAAACAAGTTTTTATTGCTCTAGATGGAGAAAACCGTTTAAGAGATGATATAAAAACTATTTTAAAGGATGATAAGGTTACTATTCTTCATTTAGGAAAAAATGAAAAATCATTATTTGGTAAATCACAAAACTAA
- a CDS encoding phospholipase D-like domain-containing protein, which produces MRLISNTNKPNDRMLFLLSKYGKNTTVLIASAFFADSDLLIKMLENNCTVYMIIRLDVGTSPEALLKVIDKPNVYIRYFSERYFHPKLFIFGREIAYLGSANFTHSGLTVNNELDVEITSDEPIFDDLDSTFSDYWEQAEVLTKERIIAFQEAIKGCYIPEPHQAISKAVGTVMYNNAGFDGSDLSKEDRFISDFRKKYQIYIGKFNQLKSIFEEIGTRRYPDLPIRIEVDRFLWWLGVEHVKGESYKDVPEQPIQEIKQKIVGLIEEYKRSTNEYLDRTANEHFCSLNRGFETAEKINKYNYDELFEILCYVYAFHDRLRFYPNGLPSMKKSFIEKNSLDQIKKTIIYLLFGKDEYEMRVFKCIKTKEYKLADFGEHCVKELFGRVNKNDVPICNGCTLKSMQWLGFGKLE; this is translated from the coding sequence ATGAGATTAATTTCAAATACAAACAAACCAAATGACAGAATGCTTTTTTTATTATCAAAATATGGTAAGAATACAACGGTTTTAATTGCTTCGGCGTTTTTTGCAGACAGTGATTTGCTAATAAAAATGCTCGAAAATAATTGTACGGTTTATATGATAATCAGATTAGATGTCGGCACAAGTCCAGAGGCTCTATTAAAAGTAATTGATAAGCCGAATGTCTATATACGTTACTTTTCGGAAAGATATTTTCATCCGAAATTATTTATTTTTGGTCGTGAAATTGCCTATTTAGGTTCTGCAAATTTTACTCATAGTGGCTTAACTGTAAATAATGAACTTGATGTAGAGATTACATCTGACGAACCTATTTTTGATGATTTGGATTCTACTTTTTCTGATTATTGGGAACAAGCGGAGGTTCTCACAAAAGAAAGAATTATAGCATTCCAAGAAGCCATAAAGGGTTGCTATATTCCAGAACCACATCAGGCAATATCAAAAGCTGTCGGAACAGTTATGTATAATAATGCCGGATTTGATGGCTCTGATTTATCGAAAGAAGATAGATTTATATCAGATTTCAGGAAAAAGTATCAAATTTATATCGGAAAATTTAATCAATTAAAATCAATTTTTGAGGAAATTGGAACAAGACGTTATCCAGACCTTCCAATACGAATTGAAGTTGATCGTTTTTTGTGGTGGTTGGGTGTAGAACATGTAAAAGGAGAATCGTACAAAGACGTTCCTGAACAACCTATACAAGAAATCAAGCAAAAAATAGTTGGTTTAATTGAGGAATATAAAAGGTCGACAAATGAATATCTTGATAGGACTGCGAATGAACATTTTTGTAGTCTCAACAGAGGTTTTGAAACTGCGGAAAAAATTAATAAATATAATTATGACGAACTTTTTGAAATTCTGTGTTATGTTTATGCTTTCCATGATAGATTGAGATTTTATCCTAATGGTTTACCATCTATGAAAAAAAGTTTTATCGAAAAAAATTCCTTAGACCAAATAAAGAAAACAATAATATATTTGCTATTTGGTAAAGATGAATATGAGATGAGAGTTTTTAAATGTATAAAAACAAAAGAGTATAAACTTGCTGATTTTGGTGAACATTGTGTTAAGGAATTATTTGGTCGAGTTAATAAGAATGACGTTCCAATCTGCAATGGTTGTACTTTGAAAAGTATGCAATGGTTAGGTTTTGGTAAGCTAGAGTAA
- a CDS encoding IS256 family transposase, translating to MKRILEIEENSNSPTIDLLEKAIRARAREVIESLYEDEVQRFLNKTSSIVDKTGNKLVVRNGFHKERTILTTNGYVTVRLPRVDDRALEEKDRFVSKVLPPFARKTPTVEAILSAAYLAGISSNKFSAMLHDVLGKEAKGLSPSVITKLTVKWQAEYDEWRKRDLSGKEYVYVWADGIYVKSRLDGEKTCLLVIIGVTVEGKKELVAVQAGIRESTESWRGVLLDLKFRGLTKAPKLAVCDGALGFQNAVDEIWGQLKIQRCWFHKSMNILDKLPDCVQTQATKMIRDMWQADKRANALKAYDLFIETFGKKYPKATECLEKDKEDLFRFYDYPAEHWAHIRTSNPIESTFATVRLRHKSTKGNGSSAASVAMAFKLCLQAEKNWRRLRGFKQLELVAKNIIFVDGEQMKAA from the coding sequence ATGAAAAGAATACTGGAAATTGAAGAAAATTCCAATAGTCCAACGATTGATTTGCTTGAAAAAGCAATCCGCGCAAGAGCACGTGAAGTAATTGAAAGTCTTTACGAGGATGAAGTTCAGCGTTTTCTTAATAAAACTTCTTCTATCGTAGACAAAACCGGAAACAAACTTGTAGTAAGAAACGGCTTTCACAAAGAACGGACAATTCTTACTACAAACGGTTACGTTACAGTCAGGCTTCCCAGAGTTGATGACCGTGCACTTGAAGAAAAGGATCGCTTTGTAAGCAAAGTCCTTCCTCCGTTTGCAAGAAAAACTCCGACAGTAGAAGCAATACTTTCCGCTGCCTACCTTGCAGGAATTTCTTCAAACAAGTTTTCAGCCATGCTCCATGATGTTCTTGGTAAAGAAGCAAAGGGCCTGAGTCCGTCAGTCATAACAAAGCTTACTGTAAAATGGCAGGCTGAATATGACGAATGGCGCAAACGAGATCTTTCCGGAAAGGAATACGTTTATGTTTGGGCAGACGGAATTTACGTAAAGTCCCGGCTTGACGGTGAAAAGACCTGCCTTCTGGTAATAATTGGCGTAACTGTTGAAGGCAAAAAAGAACTTGTGGCTGTACAGGCCGGAATTCGCGAGTCAACGGAAAGTTGGCGTGGAGTTTTGCTTGATTTGAAATTCCGCGGACTGACAAAAGCACCAAAATTGGCAGTCTGCGACGGAGCGCTTGGGTTTCAAAATGCAGTTGATGAAATCTGGGGCCAGCTAAAAATTCAGAGATGCTGGTTCCACAAGTCCATGAACATTCTGGACAAATTGCCTGACTGTGTGCAGACTCAGGCCACAAAAATGATTCGGGATATGTGGCAGGCAGACAAACGTGCAAACGCCTTGAAAGCCTACGACTTATTTATAGAAACTTTCGGAAAAAAATATCCGAAGGCAACGGAATGTCTTGAAAAAGACAAGGAGGATTTGTTCCGCTTTTATGATTATCCGGCGGAACATTGGGCTCACATTAGAACGTCGAATCCGATTGAATCGACATTTGCAACAGTCAGGTTGCGCCACAAGTCAACAAAAGGAAACGGCTCTTCCGCTGCTTCTGTTGCAATGGCTTTCAAGCTTTGTCTTCAGGCAGAGAAAAACTGGCGACGGCTCAGGGGATTTAAACAACTTGAACTTGTCGCCAAAAATATAATTTTTGTGGACGGTGAACAAATGAAGGCTGCCTGA
- a CDS encoding recombinase family protein: MTYGYIRVSTDKQDGANQKLGIEDLCKRKGLVIDEYIEL, from the coding sequence ATGACATACGGATATATCAGAGTAAGCACCGACAAACAGGACGGCGCAAACCAAAAACTTGGAATTGAAGATTTATGCAAAAGAAAAGGTCTTGTCATAGATGAATACATTGAGTTATAA
- a CDS encoding ABC-three component system middle component 7, which translates to MLLPNKTVTYKESIISKFPFILNLLCNTKERKIKIYDLCKKTNKEFESTTDFIQTLDALFALNKIKLDENSGEIVIC; encoded by the coding sequence ATGCTTCTTCCAAATAAAACAGTTACATATAAAGAATCTATTATTAGTAAGTTTCCTTTTATTTTGAATTTATTGTGTAATACAAAAGAGCGAAAGATAAAGATCTACGATTTGTGTAAAAAAACAAATAAAGAATTTGAAAGTACAACAGATTTTATCCAGACTTTGGATGCGCTTTTTGCACTTAATAAAATTAAATTAGATGAAAATAGTGGAGAAATAGTAATATGCTAA
- a CDS encoding TnsA endonuclease N-terminal domain-containing protein, with protein MFTAGQSDFLIHYIDPDSNTLRSYYPDFLIETKDGSFYIIEIKGGNRVDLPITKAKTEYATRFAKDSKMEYVFIPDNYATMKLQEFIALQSKQNSFYTFDNKHGELYAAQSQSTDFQNKLDKDTQYEIKH; from the coding sequence ATGTTTACAGCCGGTCAGTCAGACTTTCTTATTCACTACATTGATCCGGACTCAAATACATTGCGCTCTTACTACCCTGATTTTTTAATCGAAACAAAGGACGGCTCGTTTTACATAATCGAAATCAAAGGCGGTAACCGCGTAGATCTTCCGATTACAAAAGCAAAAACTGAATACGCAACACGCTTTGCAAAAGACAGTAAAATGGAATACGTTTTTATCCCGGACAATTATGCAACAATGAAACTCCAGGAATTTATTGCATTACAGTCCAAGCAAAACTCGTTCTACACATTTGATAATAAGCATGGAGAATTATACGCAGCCCAAAGTCAGAGCACAGATTTTCAGAATAAACTTGACAAAGACACACAGTATGAAATAAAGCATTAA